The genomic DNA gtgtacccgctcgcggtgtgaagcgcgtgtccgcgctattatTGCACATGTAGGgagcctcgtgaattaacctgcaacatatcagctgtttggaaattcttcagcgtgtgtgcagaagataacaagttagcaatatgcaacacctgcaaggagaaagtagggcgtggagggacgaaaacaaaaaccagaatcacattttttttcttggatgtgaaaagcgtcacccggatcgttggttgaaggactatccaatggcaCCCAGAGGtatttgagtggcgtccgttggtgacgcccctctggaaatgaactgtcaatgaacctttcccagacccactctcagttacagctgagaagggtctggtgttaaccaggctaGTGAAATACCTCTGAAGATTCTGGCTATAGCAACCCCTGCTAGCACAGTGCTCAAGGAGTTACGCTTACATAGTTAAATTGCACCTTTTGGTGAAAGCTGTGACCAACCAAATGAAAAGCATCTTTTATCTCTTCCCAAATGCCCTTATTGTATTTTCTATAGGTACTCTTTCTGCAGGTACACCTTATTAGTGTTATAGTTATAGTCACAGATAATGttggacgcagcatgacacatGACATTGTTTTTAGGTTTTTAATCACTATTACTGAATTGTTGAAGTTGTCCAAGACTCTTTTCCCAGTTTCACAATTGCTACCAGTGAAATCCACAAAGGCCAACTGCTGCAGTCAACCTCTATTGGAAGTGTGTTAAGCTCTACTGCATAGCTGTGGGCCTGCACACATAGTGAGAAAAGAAGAATAACAGTGTTATAAGTACATTATGTTCTTTCACTGATAACCTAAACATGAATGAAGGTATGTGATGTGAGAAATAATAGAAATAGACAGCTTTTCccattttatattatttcattgTAATGATTGAGGATCCAAGTCAGAAATTCAGAGCATGAATTGAAGTCACAGTCAATAATGATCGATCATTCTTCCTGACaggcagaacaaaaaaatttctTTTAACtgttatataggctatatattcaTTAAATTGTTAAATGTTAGATAATGATTAAAGATGATCCATTTTTGCATTATTTTCCATTATCATATTATGGTATTTTGATGCAATATGATGTCATTTTGATTGATAAAAAGAAACCGCATTGCAGAGGGTTTGTGTAGGTTTTCTTGCGATAATAAATGAGCATGAATTTTCTCTAACCCAATGAAAGACATTTTCACTTAACAGTCAATCACAGTGGCTCAATATAACTGTCACGAACGAATGCATTATATTAAACCAGTATTAACAAGCTATCAATCTCAAACTGGGATACAAAGAGTATTGACTTGTTGCCACTGAGGGTAAATAAAGGGATCAGAGCAGCTTTTCTATTTGGGGATGGTGTTTATTTTCAGTGAATGATAATAGACTGCTCATGGTTAAGTGTGAAATTTGACTGCAACCGCTGTGTCACCTATGAGAGGAGGTGTGAATTGTATTGCTCCTCATCGTCTAGTCTGGCCTGTACCAGCTGATACGACTGCCCGCCTCTGCTCTACGGTTAGTATGATTGACTGCTCCACTGTCTGTTGACTAATGTATTTGTCGGCAGCTATTTTGGTGAAGACGTGATCAGTTTAATTGGCAATGTTTCCTCCTTGGTCATGGTAGGATCAAGTCACCTCCTGGGCGCAGACAGCCACAGCAGGCCCGTGGTGGAGCCGCCGAGTGGAGCAGCCAGATTGCCCGGCGACGGTAGGCCAGCCacaccagcagcagcatcacTGTGACAAGAGAGGAGCCAACCACCAGGCTGACGATGACCAGAACCAGGTCCAGCTCTGATGGGTCTGAAAATCAAAACAGAGAAGGCATCAGACTTGAGGCTACAGCCACAATTTGTTTATGCACTATCCTcatgaagaaaagaagaactgtTTCGACTTGGCACCAGGACAGAGAAGATGCGCTTGTAGAGTAGCTTTCTATGATAAACCCTCggatagttatatatatgtgcaCACAAAGAGCAATGTATATGTCTCATCTCCCCCAATGCTATAGATAAATGACATGGTCATCGCTCATTTCCTGTCTTGCAGCATCTCACAGGCACGCTTTGTTATCTCagaataaatatttttcttttaaggCACAGTTAATAATTACCTATCTCCCCTGGGAAGGTAGAATTGTTCACTTCTTTCAACATGGGACCAAATGATATTCGATTCCTGAGATTGGTAACAACAGCCTCTGGACCCCCTAAGGAAAATGCACTCCGCTGCTGAAGGCACTGCTATAAAAAGACAAGGGAAATATGTAGCATGTGAGTATGAAAAATGACAtgtaattaacttttttgaaagAAGGATGGTGTTCCTGTTTATCATCAAAAATAACTGGAAAAATGCACAGAAATAGTAACTAAAATAATACAGGTGCACATctgataattaataataattaaaaaaaaattaataattaataaaaatctGTTTTCCTTTGTGGTAGTGTTTATTTTAATGAAAGGGCAGgaaaagaaatatatttttcaaataaagcTCTGTAAATAGGCTTTTAACTTCTAATCTAAGCGGCCCACTCTGAGTTGGAGCAGTTCAAACGAGGTAGTTGAGATATAACTCATATGTAAAAGAAATGTTTCAGGAAAAATATGTAGCCTGACGTCAAGTGCCAAGAAAGAAACACCTTTTTGAGGcgtgaggggggaaaaaagatcaATGGAAGATCACAGACAGTTGCGGATTATGTGGAAGAACGTTTAAACTGACCATTGCCCACAGTCGATACTGAAACATGAGGATACACTAGAAACCTCATCAGAGAGCTGTAGAAGTGCTCTTCAAAGGCAGACATCAAAATGAGTCTCCCGAGGTTATCCTCTGTTTCACCTCTGCTCTATAACGTGTATTTGTCAGATGATTCAGTTTATAAATCAGAGACCTTGTTCCCACAGCAGCAGAAGACAGTAGTTGGTATCAGCGTCCTTTGCTGCAAGTGTATTCTTTAACTTTACAAAGACCTTATCTGACCCTTTAAAGTGCAAAATGACATGACAGATGGTTTAGGCTGGGCTTCTTTGGCTGTCAGCCTCAGTCAGTACATCTCACTCTTGTCACATTAAGAAAGTGGTTTCTGGCAGGCTATTTTAATAACCCTACACTCTCCCTTTTCACTTCTAATTTAGGATAATTATGTATCCTCTTACTTGAAAAGaatcctccctctcttcctagTTTTTCTATCATATTCAGCCATGTATTCATTTACCTCTCTTCAGTTCGTCACTCACCCTCCCCCTTCCCATTTACATCAACCTGTTCGCTCCTCATCTGTTTTCACAGTGTCACACCTCGTGTAACTAAATTTAAATCACTCTCAGCCGCTCGTTCTCTCCCCCTTTCGCGTTCATTACACCATGCATCCACTGCAGTCTTACCCTTTCACAGTCAGATTGGTTCTTCAGGCAGACGCTGAGATCACAGTGTAGGTACACTACGGAGTAATTAATCCTTTGGAAGAGACTGATGGTGAAGCTGGCACTGGTTGACAGGGCACTGGGCAGCAGTGTGATCCCCGCTGGCTCTGCTGCTAACCTGAGGccccaacacaaacacacagtaaaaCCTTAGCAGAGTCATTTTTGCATGGAAAGCAAAAACGGTAAAACTGCGAATATCCTGCGGGAAAAGTGAAACAGCTGTCACAAGTCATTACATCTGTAATTAATCAATAACCACAAAAGTAGGGAAAAAAGGCGGCTTGCgatcaatattttatattaagttGAAAGCTTAAGCGAAATGAAACCATTGATAAAGGTCAGCTTTCACTTAATGTTGCTGTCAGATTAGTATCGTTACTCATGCTGCATAGTGTGAATAGGTTATGTATTTAAATTCAGCATTATCGTCTAGAATGTATTCACCAGTATACtgatggaaagtttacttttatgATTTCAGGGTGACAAATGTTTTACAGTCTCTCTTCATTCTACCTCAAAGATATATTAAAAAGATTTGTCTTAGGTGTTCACACTTTTTAAGTGTTCTGTTCAGATACACTGTAAAAGTCAAACAGACTATTCACAGTTTGACACATTTTAGATGCATTTATACCGCTGCCTTTCTAAGTGTGCAGGAGCAGACAGACTCTATCTGTCTGAGTGATGCTGGCTCATAGAGATACACCATCAACCCTCAGCGGTCCTCTGTTTACTAAGCAGAGAATATTCAGCTCTTAGAAATGAACCTGCAACTCCCTGGATTGATGAATTATAATAACACTGTTTCTCTAGTAAACAGGTTTGTAAGCAATGGCAGTCTGGCCAGGTTGTGTTAAGGCTGTTATAGAGGTTGAAAAGTTGCATTATTCATGCATGCACTCCAATTATATGTTTATAAAAACCAAAAGTCAGGTTTTtaccatttattttgaaaacctcAGTCCAATTTCTACTATATGAAGCTGCAAGTAAAAAAGCCGACAAGGAAAGACTGcatgcttttcttttcatgaaATACAGTCCAGATGGCTGCACATAAATCagtaaatgtactgtaaatgtcCCACTGTGTACATCCTGTATTTGCTGCCTCTGCTCGTCTATATTCAGTTTTTAACATTACAGATTTTTTTGAGCTGCTTCTTTTGCCTGAAATAAGCCTTTGTACCTTGAAATGAAAACACAGCCAACACTACCCCTCTTAAGGTAAAACAACACAATCTCTGCCCAGTCACTTTACTTTCCTGTTTACCTGGAGAAAAGGCAGCAGGTAGAGTTGCTGAGGTCAGGCTGGGTGGTCGGGGACAGGCAACATGAGGTGACCTCGAGGTTTACCCGACTGTTGTTTGTCTTCAGGTTGATAACCACTCGGAGGTTCCCCAGGGCAGGCACAGAATCCCCAGGCTCTACACCTCCACCCAGGTTCAGACTCATCTCTGCTGTGTAGTTCCCACTGCCACACAGGTCATCTGAAACTTCCGTTACactggaaatatatatattataaacagTATGTACTGTTTGTCCATACAGGTCcatatcgtcaccttcctaaaataatggcctacgtcattttttgacaaaaatgattttcttgcctaaatcatctcgTCATTgtgctggccacctctggtaaaattgcctacatcctcagttgaacaggttgtgtgattctacacctttagtataATTTCCTATGTCACAAATAAATACGAATAAAACGGCCTAGGTCACAACCTAGgccgttttattttattaagtcAAAAGACAATGTGAACAATTTAAATATCTACCACTCTATCACTGAAGTTATTTCCATGATTCAGGGCTCGTCCCCAATTGGTAAGTGATGAGGtttctgtgcatgtaaacacactgattGTTGACAGAGTTGAAGGTTTAAAATTGCCACAAAGTAGTCACAAAGGCGTTTATTCCTCTTATGTTGCATAATTGACAGAAATTGTTATTAGTATGTCAATAGTCATCTATTGTCATAATATTTTTAAGTGAAATGATtagtaaatatacagtatattcagtATTTGGTTCAGCTTTTTGTGctttctgaaaaacctgaaaaaaattatttaggccattattttaggaaggtgaccaTATGTTATATTACTGCTGACCATGGAAAAAGTTAATGTTTTAGCAGGTTTTTAaagttttcattcattcattacccTCCAGGCAGCAATTTGTTTCCATCTGTTTTGCTGTACAATGAAAATCAACTCTGGAGAACTGAAACTTGAGATATGTAATCCATCACAGTGGATGATTTCACTGCTTGAAGCCTTTGCCAAAGTTGAGCAGGTACTCTTTTC from Perca fluviatilis chromosome 2, GENO_Pfluv_1.0, whole genome shotgun sequence includes the following:
- the LOC120572443 gene encoding uromodulin-like 1; amino-acid sequence: MSLNLGGGVEPGDSVPALGNLRVVINLKTNNSRVNLEVTSCCLSPTTQPDLSNSTCCLFSRLAAEPAGITLLPSALSTSASFTISLFQRINYSVVYLHCDLSVCLKNQSDCERQCLQQRSAFSLGGPEAVVTNLRNRISFGPMLKEVNNSTFPGEIDPSELDLVLVIVSLVVGSSLVTVMLLLVWLAYRRRAIWLLHSAAPPRACCGCLRPGGPQLCSRA